From one Streptomyces sp. R41 genomic stretch:
- a CDS encoding tetratricopeptide repeat protein, which translates to MDYYDLGTHRRPVTTSSPSAQTWFDRGLVWTYAFHHEEAVSCFEAAAAADPDCAMAYWGIAYALGPNYNKPWEFFDGEDLARTVDRAHAAVERAQRKAGGATPVEQALIRALWARYPHAEAAEDCSVWNEAYADSMRAVYELATDDLDVATLYADALMNLTPWQLWNLPTGEPAEGARTLEARAVLERAIATEAGTEHPGLLHMYIHLMEMSPTPETALPVADRLRGLVPDAGHLRHMPTHLDVLCGDYRRVVSDNSSAIVADEKFHARAGAMNFYTLYRSHNFHFKIYGAMFLGQSKTALETAAQLEASIPAELLRVESPPMADWLEGFLAMRVHVLIRFGRWSDILQLPMPAEPRLYCVTTAMLHYARGVAFSATGRIAEAEAERERFHEAVSRVPETRMLFNNTCADILAIASAMLDGELAYRRGQYDAAFAALERSIALDDNLPYDEPWGWMQPTRHAYGALLLEQGRVAEAAAVYRADLGLDDTLPRTLQHPGNVWALHGFHECLVRLGKVGEARIVAQQLKIAVAVADVPIEASCFCRLDAVAGTAEPHCC; encoded by the coding sequence ATGGATTACTACGATCTCGGCACCCATCGCCGCCCCGTGACGACGTCCTCTCCCTCTGCACAGACGTGGTTCGATCGCGGACTGGTCTGGACTTACGCCTTCCACCACGAGGAAGCCGTCTCCTGTTTCGAGGCGGCCGCCGCGGCGGATCCCGACTGCGCCATGGCCTACTGGGGCATCGCCTACGCCCTCGGCCCGAACTACAACAAGCCCTGGGAGTTCTTCGACGGCGAGGACCTGGCCCGGACCGTCGACCGCGCCCACGCCGCCGTGGAACGGGCGCAAAGGAAGGCGGGCGGAGCAACCCCCGTCGAACAGGCTTTGATCCGGGCGCTGTGGGCCCGCTACCCGCACGCGGAGGCCGCCGAGGACTGCTCGGTGTGGAACGAGGCGTACGCGGACAGTATGCGCGCCGTGTACGAACTCGCCACCGACGATCTTGATGTCGCCACGCTCTATGCCGACGCCCTGATGAACCTCACGCCCTGGCAGCTGTGGAACCTGCCGACCGGCGAACCGGCCGAGGGCGCTCGCACGCTGGAGGCCAGAGCCGTCCTGGAGCGGGCCATCGCCACTGAGGCCGGGACGGAGCACCCCGGCCTGCTCCACATGTACATCCACCTCATGGAGATGTCGCCCACCCCCGAGACCGCGCTGCCCGTAGCGGACCGGCTGCGTGGCCTGGTGCCGGACGCCGGCCATCTTCGGCACATGCCCACGCATCTGGATGTGCTCTGCGGCGACTACCGACGCGTCGTGTCCGACAACAGCAGTGCGATCGTCGCCGACGAGAAGTTCCACGCGCGGGCCGGCGCGATGAACTTCTACACCCTGTACCGGTCGCACAACTTCCACTTCAAGATCTACGGTGCGATGTTCCTCGGCCAGTCGAAGACCGCGCTGGAGACCGCCGCGCAACTCGAAGCCTCCATCCCCGCAGAACTGCTGCGGGTGGAGAGTCCGCCCATGGCGGACTGGCTGGAGGGCTTCCTCGCCATGCGGGTCCATGTGCTGATCCGCTTCGGCCGTTGGTCCGACATCCTGCAGCTGCCGATGCCTGCCGAACCGCGGCTGTACTGCGTGACGACCGCGATGCTCCACTACGCCCGCGGTGTCGCCTTCTCGGCCACCGGCCGGATCGCTGAGGCAGAGGCCGAGCGTGAACGGTTCCACGAGGCGGTCTCCCGGGTCCCGGAGACACGGATGCTGTTCAACAACACCTGCGCCGACATCCTCGCGATCGCTTCGGCGATGCTCGACGGCGAACTGGCGTACCGCAGGGGCCAATACGATGCGGCGTTCGCCGCGTTGGAGCGGTCGATCGCACTGGACGACAACCTTCCCTACGACGAGCCGTGGGGATGGATGCAGCCCACCAGACACGCATACGGAGCCCTGCTCCTCGAGCAGGGGCGCGTCGCGGAGGCGGCAGCCGTCTACCGTGCCGACCTGGGGCTCGACGACACGCTGCCTCGCACGTTGCAACACCCCGGCAACGTCTGGGCCCTGCATGGATTCCACGAGTGCCTGGTCCGTCTGGGCAAGGTGGGGGAGGCGCGGATCGTGGCCCAGCAACTGAAGATCGCGGTCGCCGTGGCGGACGTACCGATCGAGGCGTCCTGCTTCTGCCGCCTCGACGCCGTCGCCGGCACCGCCGAGCCCCACTGCTGCTGA
- a CDS encoding cupin domain-containing protein, with the protein MLEVKTVEKPDERRDFPRGHLEAVHLTGLDFAVGTFEPGWRWSESVGPIAGTKSCEIHHNGYVVQGRMHLRMDDGGEGEVGPGDVFVCPPGHDAWVVGDEQVIVYDFAGGMATGYAKAAND; encoded by the coding sequence ATGCTTGAGGTCAAGACGGTCGAGAAGCCGGATGAACGGCGTGATTTCCCCCGCGGCCACCTCGAAGCGGTCCACCTGACCGGGCTCGACTTCGCCGTGGGAACCTTCGAACCGGGTTGGCGCTGGTCCGAGTCCGTGGGCCCCATCGCAGGAACCAAGAGCTGCGAAATCCACCACAACGGTTATGTCGTCCAGGGTCGGATGCACCTCCGCATGGACGACGGCGGTGAAGGAGAAGTCGGACCCGGCGATGTGTTCGTGTGCCCGCCCGGGCACGACGCATGGGTCGTGGGCGACGAGCAGGTGATCGTGTACGACTTCGCGGGAGGCATGGCAACGGGCTACGCGAAGGCGGCGAACGACTAG
- a CDS encoding DUF4230 domain-containing protein, producing MTTSIKRMPGWAKVVSAFVLVLVVLFAGLRLALLPGLRDVFGTETHDRSGPALLKSIQDISRYDAASGNFQVVVDLEKDAKYLPDAIRGTRTLYVGAGTVDAYVDLGTLGEKDVTINGDRTSATLRLPHAALGKPALDPDHSYAVSKQRGLLDRIGDIFSGNPNNEQAVQKLAVKHIGDAAKDSRLTSRAETNTTSMLEGLLRSLGFTDVTVTYGA from the coding sequence ATGACGACGTCCATCAAACGCATGCCCGGCTGGGCGAAGGTGGTCAGCGCCTTCGTGCTGGTACTCGTGGTGCTCTTCGCCGGGCTGCGGCTGGCCCTTTTGCCGGGGCTGCGCGATGTGTTCGGCACCGAGACGCACGACCGGTCGGGCCCCGCCCTCCTCAAGTCCATCCAGGACATCAGCCGTTACGACGCCGCTTCGGGCAACTTCCAGGTGGTCGTGGACCTGGAGAAGGACGCCAAGTACCTGCCGGACGCGATCCGCGGCACCCGCACGCTGTACGTGGGGGCCGGCACGGTCGACGCTTATGTCGACCTCGGCACGCTCGGCGAGAAGGACGTGACGATCAACGGCGACCGCACGTCCGCCACGCTCCGGCTGCCGCACGCGGCGCTGGGCAAGCCCGCGCTCGACCCCGACCACTCCTACGCCGTCTCCAAACAGCGCGGTCTCCTCGACCGGATCGGCGACATCTTCTCCGGCAACCCCAACAACGAGCAGGCTGTCCAGAAGCTCGCGGTCAAGCACATCGGTGACGCCGCGAAGGACAGCCGGCTCACCTCGCGCGCCGAGACGAACACCACCAGCATGCTCGAAGGCCTGCTGCGCTCCCTGGGCTTCACGGACGTGACGGTCACCTACGGTGCCTGA